The Lacipirellula parvula genome window below encodes:
- a CDS encoding VIT1/CCC1 transporter family protein, with protein sequence MTIRHREVHRITRIGWLRAAVLGANDGIVSTASLIVGVAAADSTRNAIVLAGVAGLVAGSASMAAGEYVSVSSQADTEQSDLAREREELAADPAGELAELTSIYMGRGLDREVAVRVAEQLTAHDALSAHAREELGITAGMEAKPVQAALTSAAAFAAGAMLPLTTAVTSPSSVLLAAVVASSLFSLALLGGVAAKIGGSKLSVGVVRVTVWGAIAMALTAAVGRAFGVNA encoded by the coding sequence ATGACAATTCGCCACCGAGAGGTTCATCGGATCACGCGCATAGGATGGCTTCGCGCCGCCGTGCTTGGGGCTAACGATGGAATTGTCTCTACCGCGAGTCTAATCGTCGGCGTCGCTGCGGCCGATTCCACGCGGAACGCAATCGTCCTCGCCGGCGTTGCGGGACTAGTGGCTGGCTCCGCGTCAATGGCGGCGGGCGAGTATGTTTCGGTTAGTTCGCAAGCCGACACGGAGCAATCGGATCTCGCTCGCGAGCGAGAAGAATTGGCTGCGGATCCCGCCGGCGAACTCGCCGAGCTAACCAGTATCTATATGGGGCGTGGCTTGGACCGGGAAGTTGCCGTCCGCGTCGCCGAGCAATTGACGGCGCATGACGCTCTCTCTGCCCACGCCCGAGAAGAATTGGGTATTACCGCGGGCATGGAAGCGAAGCCAGTTCAAGCCGCATTAACGTCGGCAGCAGCGTTCGCCGCGGGGGCGATGTTGCCGCTGACCACTGCCGTTACATCACCATCTTCCGTGCTACTGGCAGCGGTCGTCGCGTCATCGTTGTTTTCCCTAGCTCTGCTAGGCGGGGTAGCCGCGAAGATCGGCGGGTCAAAGCTTAGCGTCGGTGTGGTTAGAGTCACCGTATGGGGTGCCATTGCAATGGCGCTTACGGCCGCTGTAGGACGGGCGTTTGGCGTCAATGCGTAA